The Nitrososphaerota archaeon sequence AAAAATTATTAATTTAAAAGGAAAAACAGTTTTGCCTGGATTAATAGATACTCATGTTCATTTATCTTCTTTGGGTATTCTTTTAAAACAATTAAACTTAAGAAATGTTTCATCGATAAAAGAATTGATTGAAAAAATTAAACTTAAAGCTAAATCTAAACCAGGAAAATTAATTATTGGAATAGGCTGGGATCAAGAAAAATTTAAAGAAAAAAGAATTCCAACAAGATGGGATTTAGATAAAGCAAGTAAAAATAATCCAATTTTAATAATTAGAGTTTGCGGTCACTTAGGAGTAGTTAATTCATTTGTTTTGAACAAATTAAATTTAGAAAAAATCTATGAAAAATATGAACAATATATAGAATTCAATGAAAAAGGAGAATGTACAGGGATATTTAAAGAAAAAGCATTAGAAGAATTATTAAATAAATTGCTTAAATATTCAGTTAAAGAAATTGAAGAAATATTAAGTATAGCAATTAAAGAAGCTTTAAAAAATGGATTAACTTGTATTCATTTTTTATCATGTGAACCAATTGAATTTAAAGCTTTAGAAAGCCTTCTAAAAAATGAAAAACTCCCAATAAGAATAAGAACATACATTGATGCAAAATATATAGATTCTATACCTAAGCCTTTAATAATAAATGATAAATTAAAATTAATGGGCATAAAAATTTTACTTGATGGATCATTAGGAGCTAGAACAGCTAAATTGTATGAACCATATTCTGATAATCCAAAAACAAGAGGAACATTATTGTATAATGAAGAAGAGCTTAAAAATTTAATTTTAAAAGCTAAAAAGAGAAAGCTTCAATTAGCAATTCATGCTATAGGAGATGAGGCAATAGATAAAGCATTAAATATTAT is a genomic window containing:
- a CDS encoding amidohydrolase; amino-acid sequence: MRRKSIENGKTKIVALVNGRIFSLPNIKKSFEALIIKNKRIIYIGSNKEVLRRISKIKNVKIINLKGKTVLPGLIDTHVHLSSLGILLKQLNLRNVSSIKELIEKIKLKAKSKPGKLIIGIGWDQEKFKEKRIPTRWDLDKASKNNPILIIRVCGHLGVVNSFVLNKLNLEKIYEKYEQYIEFNEKGECTGIFKEKALEELLNKLLKYSVKEIEEILSIAIKEALKNGLTCIHFLSCEPIEFKALESLLKNEKLPIRIRTYIDAKYIDSIPKPLIINDKLKLMGIKILLDGSLGARTAKLYEPYSDNPKTRGTLLYNEEELKNLILKAKKRKLQLAIHAIGDEAIDKALNIIEKVYGKKAKDFRIRIEHASLLNKEIIEKMKKIGIIASIQPHFVISDFWAVKRLGEKRSKYLYPFKTLFKKGIVLTGGSDCPVEPINPFSGIYAAVTRGRNEKIELYKYTKNEKLKLEEAIKLYTINAAYASFDENNIGSLEKGKYADFIVLSENPFEKTIEKMKDIKIEKVFINGEIVYE